The DNA segment tgttccatgtccagttctaactgttgcttcctgacctgcatacaaatttctcaagaggcaggtcaggtggtctggtattcccatctctttcagaatttcccacagattatcgtgatccacacagtcaaaggctttggcatagtcaataaagcagaaatagatgcttttctggaactctcttgccttttccatgatccagcggatgttggcaatttgatctctggttcctctgccttttctaaaaccagcttgaacatcaggaagttcacagttcacatattgctgaagcctggcttggagaattttgagcattactttcctagcatgtgagatgagtacaattgtgtggtagtttgagcattctttgacattgcctttctttgggattgaaatgaaaactgaccttttccagtcctgtggccactgctgagttttccaaatttgctggcatattgagtgcagcgctttcacagcatcatctttcaggatttggaatagctcaactggaattctatcacctccactagctttgttcgtagtgatgctttctaagacccacttgacttcacattccaggatgtctggctctaggtcagtgatcacaccatcgtgattatctgggtcgtgaagatcttttttgtacagttcttctgtgtattcttgccatctcttcttaatatcttctgcttctgttaggtccataccatttctgtcctttatcgagcccatctttgcatgaaattttcctttggtatctctgattttcttgaagagatctctagtctttcccattctgttgttttcctctatttctttgcattgatcgctgaagaaggctttcttatctcttcttgctattctttggaactctgcattcagatgcttatatctttccttttctcctttgctttttgcttctcttcttttcacagctatttgtaaggcctccccagacagccattttgcttttttgcatttcttttccatggagatggtcttgatccctgtctcctgtacaatgtcactaacctcattccatagttcatcaggcactgtatctatcagatctaggcccttaaatctatttctcacttccactgaataatcataagggatttgatttaggtcatacctgaatggtctattggttttccctactttcttcaatttaagtttgaatttggcaataaggagttcatggtctgagccacagtcagctcctggtcttgtttctgctgactgtatagagcttctccatctttggctgcaaagaatataatcaatctgatttcagtgttaaccatctggtgatgtccatgtatacagtcttctcttgtgttgttggaagagggtgtttgttatgaccagtgcattttcttggcaaaacgctattagtctttgccctgcttcattccgtattccaaggccaaatttgcctgttactccaggtgtttcttgacttccttacttttgcattccagtcccctataatgcaaaggacatctttttgggtgttagttctaaaaggtcttgtaggtcttcatagaaccattcaacttcagcttcttcagcgttactggttggggcatagacttggattactgtgatattgaatggtttgccttggaaacgaacagagatcattctgtcgtttttgagattgcatccaagtactgcatttcggactcttttgttgaccatgatggctactccatttcttctgaaggattcctgccagcagtagtagatataatggccatctgaattaaattcacccattccagtccttttgagttcgctgattcctagaatgttgacgttcactcttgccatctcttgtttgacaacttgcaatttgccttgattcatgtaaagctttaatccaattatttgCTAATGGGTGGGGTTGcactccctccctgttagttgtttggcccaAGAGGACCTAGCCCTGGGGCCTGTGGGCCCTATGatagggttaatggcaacctccaagACAGCTTATATGAAAGGGGGTCTTCTAGGAGTGCTCCTGCCAGTGTCCCCATCCCTTGGTGAGCCCCTGCTGACCAtcgcctccacaggagaccctgcAATACTAACAAGTGGTTccgtctcctgtggggtcactgctcctttcctctgggtcttggtgcccACAAATTTTGTTtatgccctccaagactggagtctgttTCACCCAGTCCTGTGGAACTCCTACAATCAAATCCcgctggccttcaaggtcagattccctagGGGTTtccagtccctttgtcagatccccaggctgggaagcctgacgtgggGCTCAGAACCTTCGCAACAgggggagaacttctttggtatattGTGTTCTCATTTGTGGGTCACCCACACggcgggtatgggatttgatttagtcgtgattgtgcccctcctaccctCTCATTGCAgcatcttctttgtctttggaagcagggtatctttttttgatgGGTTCCAGcgtcctcctgttgatggttgttcaacagatAGTTGCGATTTTGGTGCTCTCACCGGAGGAGATGAGTGcatatccttctactccaccattttGAACCAGAAGCCCTCtcatcacaattttaaaagaagtaaaaataaatacctatgtacatacatacataaaaggaGTGCCCTTGATAAGagctggtgggaaaaaaaaagaaaggaaaggggaacAGGTGTAGTAAAATGATACAGACAGTGAAActctcagcttttaaaaaaacatatagaaTGAAAAAAGTTTTCTCATAATGCTCCCTCCAAAGAGgtagctttgtttgtttgtttatggaaTGTGATCCAGAGTTTCCTTGGGAAGAAGAATATATGAAGGtatattcttctttctcttttttttatataaaaatagtgtACAATACCCACTGTTCTGAACTGTGCtcttttcatattaatatatcttagaagaaattccctggtggtccagcagttaggactccttGTTTCTACTTCAGGgggcccaagttccatccctggttgagaaactaagatACCGAAAGCCACTCAGcctggcaaaacaaaacaaaacaaaacaaaaaaaccaacccCAAaccaaacaaccaaacaaaaagtcATCCTGGAGATCATTCTCAAGTGGTACATAAACTCTGTCCTTGATCTCcttttttaatgtactgttttgttttcattgacttaaaatatatgtaacataaactTTACTATGTTAACCATTCTTTaatgggcctttgttgctgtgagggcttttctctggttgcagtgaggacggcttctcattacagtagcttctcttattgcagctCCTGGGAtttagggcacaggctcaacagatgtggcacacaggcttagtttctctgaggcatgtgtgatcttcctagttcaaggactgaacccgtgtcccctgcattggcaggcagattctttaccactgagccactagggaagcccagtgaactgttttttaaatgtacGTTGCAATTAAGAACATTCacagtgtcaaaaaaaaaaaaaaaattcacagtgtCGTGCAGCCATCACTACGACCCATTTCCAGATTGCTTTCATGGTTCCAAGTGAAACTCTGCACCCATTTAACACCCTTATTCTCCCTCTGCAGCCCCTAGTAACCTGTATTTGAGTTTCTTAGCCTATTCTAGGAAGCTCACGTAAGaggaatcatgcaatatttgccttttcatgtctggcttccttcacttagcacAACGTTTTGAGGTTCATTGATGTATCAGAGCTTCACTCCTTTTTAAGACAGTAATTTACGTTTGCATGCTGTATACTGGGTTTTGCTTATCTGTACATCAGTGACGGAGAGTTGAGTTGTTTCTATCTTTTGGCTACTACGAATAGTGCTTGTATGAATAGGGGTGTAGGAGCACACTCTCCTTCCTTCTTACAGCTGCATGTTGCTCCTCTGCAGGGTACCTCAGTCTCACGGCCCCACTGATGAGCCGTTGTCTACACTCAGCAGTCTTCTGCTGTCTCAAGCAGCACTGCAACAAATGACTTGCATAAGAGTCATCTTGCTGGGAGGAAGGCAGACCTGTACTGGCTTCCACAGTGATGAAGGGAAGAAGAGGAGCAATGTGAGATGTGCCCCCCTTTCACCTCCCTTCCCTAAACACAGCCTCCTCTGCTTCCTGCAGGCTGTGAATGCTGCCAAGTACGGGGTGGCTGGAGTGCTAGTGTACACGGACCCCAAAGACATCAACGACGGGAAGAGCTTGCCAAATGAGACCTTCCCACACTCCTGGTGCCTGCCTCCCTCGGGCGTGGAGCGAGGCTCCTACTTCGAGTATTTTGGGGACCCCTTGACTCCTTACCTTCCAGCTACGCCCTCCTCCTTCCGCCTAAACTCTGACAATGCCTCTGGATTTCCCCCAATTCCCATTCAGCCCATTGGCTTCGAGGATGCACAAGTCCTTCTCTGGTGAGCTTGTGCCCTAGGGTCTCCTGCCCACTCTCCGGTGGTGGCCCCCAACTTCAACCCCACATCCATATTTGCTCTGAAgggcctccccctcctccccagtaACCTTGGAGGAAACTTAGCGCCAGCTGACTGGCAGGGAGGACTGGGCTGTGACTACAATTTGGGGCCAGGCTTCCGGTCGAATGGTATCTTCCCAGAAGACGGGTAAGATGgagtcccctcctcccccaacgCTCCCATTCTCTTCCCTtgttatactttctttttttttaaaaaaaatgtatgtatttattcttttatttttggccgtgctgggtcttcgttgctgcacgtaGACTTCCTCTCATTGCAGCAatcaggggctgctctctagctgtggcgtgccagcttctcattgtggtggcttctcttgttgccaagcacaggCTTTCGGGCACGTGGGCTTTAGtagatgtgggctcagtagttgtggctcacagactcagttgctccacggcacgtggcatcttcctggaccagggatcaaatcggttcccttgcattgcaaagcggattcttgaccactggacaaccagggaagtcggTTATGCTTCCCTGACCCTAGGCTTCCTCGATGCTCACTTTGAGGCCTgacccttccctttctcctctttcccaaCCCCTCCTTGATTCCAAAACACCTGTCTTGTCCTGGGGAAACCTGTGAATCAGTTGTGTGCTCCACAAGGCTCTGTGGAGTCCCCCGACCTCACCTTGGACCTCCGTTCTTCAGCCACCCTCTCTCTTGAACACACCAAGCTCCTTCCCAAATCAGGGCCTCTGGACTTGCTGTTCCGGCTGATGGAACACTCTTCCCCAAGCTCTGCCATTCCTGGCCTGCCCTAACACCCCACCTGCCACCAGGCACCTTGTCAGTGTCCCCCCAAGCTCCCTCACTGCCTGCAGTTGCTCACTTCCTTGGGGTCTGGCTGCTCCAGGAGAGGGAGATCCGACGAGGGTGGGGTCCATGTCTGTCTCAGCCATTGCCCAAAGCTGGTACGATGCTGACATACACTAAGTATCCAGTAACCGAGTGAGTACAAAGGAGAATTGGAGTCAGAAGAGCTGGGCTCTAGCCTCGCTGTCTCTCCTGGTATTTCGAAGCAGGTGACTTTTCCAGGTTCCTTTCTGACTCTGGGCCTCAGGTTTTCCTGCATTTTGGAGGGGGAGTGGGCGGTGCCGAGACTCCTGTCCCCCTCCAGCCAGGTGAACGTGAGTGTCCACAACCGTCTGGAGCTGCGGAACTCCTCCAATGTCCTGGGGATCATCCGCGGGGCTGTGGAGCCAGGTGAGCGCCTCCTCACGGCTCCCGGCGCCCCCAGGACCCCGCCCAACCCTGGGCGCCGCTGACCACGCCCCCTCGGCCCCGCTTGGCTGCCCCGCCCACCCATGCTCCTCTGAAGTTTCTGACTCTGCTCCTCCTGCCAGACCGCTACGTGCTATATGGAAACCACCGGGACAGCTGGGTTCACGGGGCCGTGGACCCCAGCACTGGTACTGCCGTCCTCCTGGAGCTCTCCCGCGTCCTGGGGACTCTGCTGAAGAAGGGTGAGCGGGCCGCCCTGCCTCGGTCCAGGGACTCGCTCCCCAAGAGGGCACCTAAACCCAGTCCTCCCTGAATTTTGGGCGCTGACACCCCCTCCACTCTTGCATTGGCCTGTGCCCAAGCCTAAGGGCCCTCGGGACAGACATGCATGACACTAGCCCTGGCTTCGCTCAAGCAGCCCAGTGCGGTACAGGGAACTCTTGCAATACCTTCTGAGGGTCTTCTGCACCCTTCCAGTGAAGCGAGATCAGGTGTGGTCGCGAGCAAAGCTGTGCCCAGGCTCTGCCCACGGAGAATCTCAGCTTGGTTGAGGCAGGGGGACAGACAGTCGTTAACTCTACAAACACTTCAGccatgcctactgtgtgccaggccagCTCTAGGCACTGGACGTCCCCCCAGAGAACCCCAGAATTCTGACTGTAATGACAACTATGAAGCATGCTATTAGGAAAAATATCTAccgggctttccaggtggaagCCAGAGCTCAGGGAGGTGGCAGttccaggtgggggtgggggtccaggTGGGAAAGAGTGGCTGCACCAGGTGGCAGAGCTGTGTGTTTCCTAAAAATAGGGACATTTTCTTTCATAACAATGCTACAATGATcagaatcagaaaattaaaattttttccagttgttccaataactttcaaaaattacgtatttatattttggctggtctgggtcttcactgccccTTGAGGGCTTTCTCTGATTGCAACGTGCAGCCTTCTCTTGTTGTGCAGCACAGGGCTTAGTTAcactgaggcatgtgagatcttagttcccggcCAGGGATCGGACTTGTGTCccttggaagatggattcttaaccactggaccaccagggaagtccttcctttAACATTTAGAGCAAAAGAATGTTCTGGTCCAAGAGTCAATCCAGGAGCACAGGTTGCCTGTGTAGTAATCGCATGGGTCATCTGTAATAGTTTCTTAgctgttctttctttcctatccTGATTATTTAGTTTGTTGACTGTCTCTCAATTTCGGTTTCTCGGATTAGATTCAGGTTATGCATTTTGGGCAGAAAAAAGCGTGGGAACTTTCCATTGCAAGCATATAatcattttatacttaaaaaatttttgatttaaaacaaaaagatgagAAATGATCAAAGGGGACTgagttgcagccagagatgggagTACAGCCCAGAGCACACAGTGCCATGGAGGGTGAGGGGAGTCTGAAGGAGGTGAGGGGCAAGCAAGCACTCCGAGGCTTCCAGGAGGTGACTGAGGACTGTGGCAAGAGCAGTGAGGGCATGAGGCGGAGATGGGAGCCAGCCTGCAGGAGGCTATGAGAGCGATGTGGGGCGTTGGTTAAGCCCCTGGATTCTGGAGCCAGATCCTGAATTTGAACTCTGGCTCTGCTGCCTACCAGCTGTGtaaccctgggcaagtcattAAACCTCTTTGTGGCTCCATTTCGTCAATGGAGACAATGAGAGTCTGTCTCTCAAGACCTTGTAAGGACTGGCTCAATATGGATAATGCTCTAAGGACAACGTGTGTTTCATCACCAAATGAATAGGAGTAGGGGCCGGTTTTGCATAAGATGCCAGGAAGAGAGTTAGGGGATCCAGAGAGAAGAGGGGCAGGGCATTCTGGTAGAACGGACCACCGGACTGAAGGAGATTGTTGTCGGGGGTGGGGGCCAAAGTTGAGGTGTCACAGCAGAGGAGAGGCCCTGGTAAAAAGAGGGCGAAGCCTCAGCGAAGGTTTGGCCGGGGAGGTGCCAAGACCTACCTCCAATGGCCAGCTGCCCTGTGGGTTCCAGCCCTCTCTCCCTCCACATACCCAACCTTCCCCCTAAGCCACCCCGAGATCTGGGGGATCTTGCCCTCCAGCACTTTATCCTTCTCCCCAGGCACCTGGCGTCCCCGCAGATCAATCGTGTTTGCGAGCTGGGGGGCAGAGGAGTTTGGTCTCATCGGCTCCACAGAATTCACGGAGGTGAGTGAGCCCCGCAGCTGGGCACTCGAGAGGATTCCCGGGGCGGGCCGCGCGGGGCTGACGTGGTCGGGTCCACCTGCAGGAGTTCTTCAGCAAGCTGCAGGAGCGCGCCGTGGCCTACATCAATGTGGACATCTCGGTGTTTGGTATGAGGGGCGGCAGGGCTGACTCGGGGAGCGGGGACACGAAAAGGCGGGGCCCAAATAGAGTCTTTCTTGGATCCTCTCACAGCCAATGCCACCCTGAGGGTGCAAGGCACGCCCCCGATCCAAAGCGTCGTCTTCTCCGCGGCCAAACAGGTggaaaggggaggggctgggagcggGGTGGGAGGAGGCTTGTCGGGGGCGGGGCTACACGGGGTAGGCGGAGCTGATGCTTCGGAGAGGGGCCGGCGGTGGGACTGAGGCTGCGGGGAGGGCCTTGAAAGATCTGCAGGATTGCGCAAGGGCTGGTGCGGAGGACCTGCCTGGTTGTTGGACCTGGGGAGGGGCCAGCGGCAGACTAGATTCCCCTCCACTCAGATCTCCGCACCGGGCTCCAGCGGTCTCAGCATCTATGACAACTGGATCCGATATTACAACCGTAGCAGCTCCGTGTACGGCCTGGTCCCCAGGTGAGCCCGGGACCGGGATGGGGACCCCAGGCTGGTGAGCTGGCCCAGCGCCCTGCAGCCTGACCATATTCCTTCCCATAGTGTGGGGACTCTGGGCGCTGGCAGCGATTATGCCCCTTTCATTCACTTCTTGGGCATCTCCTCCATGGACATCGCCTACACCTATGACCGGGTAAGCAGGCACCCCTTAGTCCCCAGCCCGGGACTTTGCTCCACTAGCCCCCTCCTCTCTCGGGCTGCTCCTGTGCAAACTGCATCCATCACTCAGTAGTTGTGCTACCTCGACCAAGTTTCTTTACCTCTCTTGAGCATGTTCATCCTCATctatattattttatcaaatttaaGACACCACTGAGTATAAGATGCACTGTTGTGATATGCATTattcagaagggaaaaaatacacGGTCAGTTGAATGCAGGATGACATTGACTGTAAGAAGCATCCTGATTTCAGAGatcttaaaatgtgaaaaaaagtttGTCTCAGAGTACATTAAAAAACAGTATAAAACGGGTGATTTGAGGGTAAAATGAGATAAGGGCTGCAGAGTGCCAGACTGTTTCCCTGTTTGATGCTCCAAAATACCCTTTCTCCCCTCCATGGCCACTCTGCTCCtgagtggtggagctgggatgtGAATCCTCCTGTTTGACTGCAAAGCCTCAGGTTCTTCTCCTTCATGCGAAACAGGAAGCTGGCACCTGACCCAGCTCTGGACTTAGTTGTGTGACATCAGGaaggttacttaacctctctgagcccatttcctcctctgtaaggtGGGAACACCTAGAACCTGCTTCACAGGTGTGGTGACAACTGACTTGAGATAATGGCTCTACACTGAACTCCTCCTTCCACTTCTCATCCCAAGCCTGTCACCGTGGGTCTTGTTTCCTCAGAGCAAGACCTCAGCCCGGATCTACCCCACCTACCACACAGCCTTTGACACCTTTGATTACGTGGACAAATTTTTGGACCCTGGTGAGGAAGGGGGCAAGGGGTCTCCTGCGGCGGGAGGAGGCAGGGCTGAAGGCTGAGCCTGGCCTCATCACCCTCCCCGCCAGGTTTCAGCAGCCATCAGGCCGTGGCCCGGACCGCGGGAAGCGTGCTGCTCCGGCTCAGTGACAGCCTCTTCCTGCCCCTTAACGTCAGTGACTACAGCGAGACCCTCCGCAGCTTCCTGCAGGCTGCCGAGGACCTCAGGGTCCTACTGGAGCAGCACGGCATCAGCCTCGGTATGGAGACCCCGATATTGAGGCATGGGGAGCCTTATGCCCCCAGGGCTAAGATGCTGGCTGTTCTCCCCCAGGACCTTTGGTGACTGCGGTGGAGAGGTTTGAGGGGGCAGCCACGGCATTCAACCAACGCATAGCAACACTGCGAGAGGGCACCCCCGAGTAAGCAAGGGTTGCAAGCAGGTGTCTGGGAGGGCAGCATCCAGGGCAGGATGCAGGCTGGCAGCTGGGTGGTTGTAGGGTGACCAGAAGGTCTTGTCACCCTCAGTCCCCTGCAGGTGCGGATGATCAATGACCAGCTGATGCTCTTGGAACGGACTTTCCTGAACTCACAAGCCTTCCCAGAAGAACGCTACTACAGGTGAGCCTGTCCAAAGCTCTTGGGAGGTGCAGTGAGATGAGGCCGGGCAATGGGTACCCATCCAAGGGAGGAGAATGTCACTTTTGCTGGCCTTTAGAGCACAACCCAGTCCCTTGAGATGGCTGGGGAGTGAGGCTCAAAGAGGGGGAGGCAAATCAGTTAAGGTCACCCTGGGACTACAGCCTACATCGCCTCCCACTACCAGCAGAGAGGTGCATTTGTCCCTAGCTGTATACAGGAGCTGTTGCAGGCTGAAGCTCTGCTCATTCTTGGCCCCTGCATGACCTTGATCCTCCCCCATTTCTCCCTTCAGCCATGTGCTCTGGGCACCCCGCACCGGCTCTGTGGCCACGTTCCCTGGCCTGTCCAATGCCTATTCCCAGGCCAAGAACGCAGGCCACGAACCTGCAGCCTGGGCTGAGGTGCAGAGACAGCTCAGCATCGTGGTGGCAGCCCTGGAGGGCGCGGCAGCCACCCTGAGGCCTGTGGCTGACCTCTGACCCCGCCCTCATTCTTCAGCTCCCACCTACTCTCTATCCTACTCACTCCCCCTCCAGGTTTCTTTGACTATGTCCCCATCTCCCTTCATGCTAGGAAAGGGCACGACCACAGGACCCTCTCAAACTTCGGAGGGGTCCCACAAGTGTGGACGCTTGAAGGGAGTGACAAGCCCCAGATGAAAATTTCCCTCTTGCTGGATCTTGGTTGGCAGAGggtgaacaggagacagggatgagggGAATGACGAAACCACCAACTGCTCTTGGTAGCAGATGAGTGAAGATGGGACGCATAATGCCAACCTTAGATGTCAACTAAGAGACACCAGAGCCACCCCCCAGTGATCAGCAgggaaactaaggcccagggTGGACAGGGCATAGTCCAGTTTGGGTTCCTCTTCCCCCACGGCCCCAGCATGTCTCAACTCCTCCGTGCCCTCCCCAAATAAATCAAGCTGAGCTTTTGTTCCTTGTACTGTGCGGGAATCATgaaaaaagaaacctgagtgGTTCAGCCCCAGTCTCGGGGCTCTGGGAGGACCCAGTCCTCTTCATACCTCGGTTGTGGGTCTGTCCACAGCctcatcttcctcctctgccATGACCACGTCTTCCAGAGTGCGCCCTCCAAGTTTGTTCCCCACCAGTATCTGGCAGGTCCCGGCAGGTGGCAGCCCCTCCTCAGTGTAACGACCCCTCAGGAACACCACTCTCTCCTGTCCATCTAAGGGTAGTCCGTGGGCCTGGCACAGGTCCCGTGCCTCGTTGGGCCCATCCAGGGCCAGCAGGTGGACCATGAAGCCCAGGGGCAAGGTCTGGCCCTTGGGGGTGCTGAGTGCACGAGCAAGGCGGGCCAGGGCTCCCCGGCGGGCACGGCCCACGTGGCACTGCACAGCGCAGCTCTGAAGGTAGGGCAGCGTCCTGAGCAGGCGAAAGAGGCGGGCGGCATTGCCTTCACGGAAGGCGGAGTCAACTGCCAGGGCAGTGCGCAGGGCCGGGCAGGAACGCAGAGCTGCAGGCAGCCGCAGAACCTCGTGGAGGGCCTCTACCGAGCCTGGAGGGGCGAGAAGCGCGAATGAGGATGCTGAGTCCGGGAGCAGGCCCGCCTTCCGTGCTATCCcctttcagtggtgtctgactcttggcaaccccatggactgtagcccaccaggctcctctgtccgtgggattctccaggtgaggatactggagtgggttgccatgacctcctccaggggatcttcccaacgcagggatagaatccctgtctcttacatctcttacattggcaggcaggttctttaccactggtgccacctggggaaCCCATCCCCTTAGGTTTCCccatccccctcccaccttcatgAATCTTCAACCACCTTCTCtggccttcccccacccccaactcactCCTCCTCCACCAGCTCCTGCTCTGGCCACGCCATATCTCA comes from the Bos mutus isolate GX-2022 chromosome 22, NWIPB_WYAK_1.1, whole genome shotgun sequence genome and includes:
- the NAALADL1 gene encoding aminopeptidase NAALADL1, producing the protein MQWVKVLGGVVGAAALLGLGIIVGHFAIPKGADSPAPSASASQDLDLKILETVIEQLDANRIRENLRELSKEPHLATTPRDEALVQLLLQRWQDPESGLDSARTTEYEVLLSFPSGEQPNRVAVVNSTGAILFSCRHSEENLTGEQGGPNVVPPYAAYAPPGTPQGPLVYANQGSEEDFKELQNKGVKLQDSIVLTRYGGVGRGAKAVNAAKYGVAGVLVYTDPKDINDGKSLPNETFPHSWCLPPSGVERGSYFEYFGDPLTPYLPATPSSFRLNSDNASGFPPIPIQPIGFEDAQVLLCNLGGNLAPADWQGGLGCDYNLGPGFRSNGIFPEDGQVNVSVHNRLELRNSSNVLGIIRGAVEPDRYVLYGNHRDSWVHGAVDPSTGTAVLLELSRVLGTLLKKGTWRPRRSIVFASWGAEEFGLIGSTEFTEEFFSKLQERAVAYINVDISVFANATLRVQGTPPIQSVVFSAAKQISAPGSSGLSIYDNWIRYYNRSSSVYGLVPSVGTLGAGSDYAPFIHFLGISSMDIAYTYDRSKTSARIYPTYHTAFDTFDYVDKFLDPGFSSHQAVARTAGSVLLRLSDSLFLPLNVSDYSETLRSFLQAAEDLRVLLEQHGISLGPLVTAVERFEGAATAFNQRIATLREGTPDPLQVRMINDQLMLLERTFLNSQAFPEERYYSHVLWAPRTGSVATFPGLSNAYSQAKNAGHEPAAWAEVQRQLSIVVAALEGAAATLRPVADL